The Hydrogenophaga crocea genome contains a region encoding:
- a CDS encoding transketolase, whose amino-acid sequence MSVNPPNLAEIARCAWRIRRYAVRMGEVQGQGYVGQALGYADVLATAYGHALNFRADDPDWDGRDRFLLSHGHYAIAFYAALIEAGIVPESELETYGSDDSRLPMSGMATYTPGMEISGGSLGQGLPIAVGMALGLRHRGNPAFVYNSMSDGELDEGSTWEAAMSASHHGLGNLICIVDINNQQADGPSTRVMGFEPLADKWSAFGWHVQRVDGNHLPAVVRAFDTARQLADARPRVILCDTLMGKGVPFLESRDKNHFIRVDPPEWQQALDVLDANRP is encoded by the coding sequence ATGTCTGTCAATCCGCCGAACCTGGCCGAGATCGCGCGCTGCGCCTGGCGCATCCGCCGCTACGCGGTGCGCATGGGCGAGGTGCAAGGCCAGGGCTACGTGGGCCAGGCCCTGGGCTATGCCGACGTGCTCGCCACCGCTTATGGCCACGCCCTCAACTTCCGCGCCGACGACCCCGACTGGGACGGCCGCGACCGCTTCCTGCTCTCGCACGGCCACTACGCCATCGCCTTCTACGCCGCGCTGATCGAAGCGGGCATCGTGCCTGAGTCCGAACTCGAAACCTACGGCAGCGACGACAGCCGCCTGCCGATGTCAGGCATGGCCACCTACACGCCCGGCATGGAGATCTCGGGCGGCTCGCTCGGGCAGGGCTTGCCGATCGCGGTGGGCATGGCCCTGGGCCTGCGCCACCGCGGCAACCCGGCCTTTGTCTACAACTCCATGTCCGACGGCGAGCTCGACGAAGGCTCGACCTGGGAAGCGGCGATGTCGGCCAGCCACCACGGCCTGGGCAACCTCATCTGCATCGTCGACATCAATAACCAGCAGGCCGACGGCCCGTCGACCCGGGTGATGGGTTTCGAGCCGCTTGCAGACAAATGGTCGGCCTTCGGCTGGCACGTGCAGCGCGTGGACGGCAACCACCTGCCCGCGGTGGTGCGCGCCTTCGACACCGCGCGCCAGCTCGCCGACGCGCGCCCGCGCGTGATCCTGTGCGACACGCTCATGGGCAAAGGCGTGCCCTTCCTCGAGAGCCGCGACAAGAACCACTTCATCCGGGTCGATCCGCCCGAATGGCAGCAGGCGCTCGACGTGCTGGACGCCAACCGCCCCTGA
- a CDS encoding TRAP transporter substrate-binding protein gives MKSFSLARRGAIAAAALTLCGAAMAQSAIKLTLGHGAAPGNPRHEASVKFAEVLKVKSNGRIEVTVAPSAQLGDDAAMVTALRTGALDISANSQGAVANTVPEYAAFGMPFLFGDLAQAWRTLDGPAGKELAAKSAEKGLVVLGYWDNGIRHMSNSKRPLLKAEDLKGLKMRTPPDTVTVDIMQSLGAEAQQIKFSELYVALQQGVVDGQENPLMNIHASKIYEVQKYISLTGHKYEMTPFLMSKRTWDRLSEGDRKLVQEAANEATALQRKLSKESDDKLVADLKSKGVQIDNPDKASFQKATAAVVTKWEGSPIGAFVKQVVAASRAN, from the coding sequence ATGAAGTCCTTTTCCCTTGCCCGCCGCGGCGCTATCGCCGCTGCCGCGCTGACCCTGTGTGGCGCGGCCATGGCGCAATCGGCGATCAAGCTCACGCTGGGCCACGGCGCCGCGCCCGGCAACCCGCGCCACGAGGCCTCGGTGAAGTTCGCCGAGGTGCTCAAGGTCAAGAGCAATGGCCGCATCGAGGTGACGGTGGCGCCTTCGGCCCAGCTCGGCGACGACGCGGCCATGGTGACGGCGCTGCGCACCGGCGCGCTCGACATCTCGGCCAACTCGCAAGGCGCGGTGGCCAACACCGTGCCCGAGTACGCCGCCTTCGGCATGCCCTTCCTGTTCGGCGACCTGGCGCAGGCCTGGAGAACCCTCGATGGCCCCGCCGGCAAGGAGCTGGCCGCCAAGTCGGCCGAGAAGGGCCTGGTGGTGCTGGGCTACTGGGACAACGGCATTCGCCACATGAGCAATAGCAAGCGCCCCTTGCTCAAGGCCGAAGACCTCAAGGGCCTGAAGATGCGCACGCCGCCCGACACGGTGACGGTGGACATCATGCAGAGCCTGGGCGCCGAGGCGCAGCAGATCAAGTTTTCCGAGCTGTACGTGGCGCTGCAGCAGGGCGTGGTCGACGGGCAGGAGAACCCGCTCATGAACATCCACGCGAGCAAGATTTACGAGGTACAGAAGTACATCTCGCTCACCGGGCACAAATACGAGATGACGCCCTTCCTCATGAGCAAGCGCACATGGGACCGCCTGAGCGAAGGCGACCGCAAGCTGGTGCAGGAAGCGGCCAACGAGGCCACGGCTCTGCAGCGCAAGCTCTCCAAGGAAAGCGACGACAAGCTCGTGGCCGACCTCAAGTCCAAGGGCGTGCAGATCGACAACCCCGACAAGGCCTCGTTCCAGAAGGCCACCGCCGCCGTGGTCACCAAGTGGGAAGGCAGTCCGATCGGCGCCTTCGTGAAGCAGGTCGTGGCCGCGTCGCGCGCCAACTGA
- the hscB gene encoding Fe-S protein assembly co-chaperone HscB — protein sequence MNLQSNDFEIFGLPERFALDRADLDARWKDLQRQAHPDRFASADPASQRQAMQWSVRINEAYQRLKDPIKRAAYLCELRGAPIEAENNTAMPTDFLVQQMQWREDLDEADGADALERMADEVAAARRARIATLQRGLDEQGDAAAAAREVRALMFIERFARDLESRLDQQGQ from the coding sequence ATGAACCTGCAATCGAACGACTTCGAGATCTTCGGCCTGCCCGAGCGCTTCGCGCTGGACCGCGCCGATCTGGACGCACGCTGGAAGGACCTGCAGCGCCAGGCCCACCCCGACCGCTTCGCCAGCGCCGACCCGGCCTCGCAGCGCCAGGCCATGCAGTGGTCGGTGCGCATCAACGAGGCCTACCAGCGCCTGAAGGACCCGATCAAGCGCGCGGCCTACCTGTGCGAGCTGCGCGGCGCGCCGATCGAGGCCGAGAACAACACCGCCATGCCCACCGATTTCCTGGTGCAGCAGATGCAGTGGCGCGAAGACCTCGACGAGGCCGACGGTGCGGACGCGCTCGAACGCATGGCCGACGAGGTGGCCGCGGCGCGGCGCGCCCGCATCGCCACGCTGCAGCGTGGCCTGGACGAGCAGGGCGATGCCGCGGCGGCCGCGCGCGAGGTCAGAGCCCTCATGTTCATTGAGCGCTTTGCGCGCGACCTGGAGTCGCGGCTCGATCAACAGGGACAATAG
- the tkt gene encoding transketolase, with the protein MPDAHPLQPLAHAIRFLSIDAIVKAGEGHQGVPLGMAEIATALYTRHLKFNPTDPGWWDRDRVVLSNGHGSMLLYSLLHLTGYPDFPIGEIQRFRELGSVCEGHPERPHGPPNGIEVTTGPLGQGIANALGMAVAEAYLNARFGDGLVNHRTWAFVGDGCLQEGVGQEMISLAGHLQLGKLTLLWDDNRITDDGPTSLSISEDVAQRFRVAGWHVEEVDGHDLDAVSRALDAARADPRPSMLACRCVIGKGLPRVQGQRGGHSARLYEQDAQEARALLGWPHGPFELPAELQRAWREAGQRSQAEHRAWLERLAALPPAERAEFERVMRGELPAGWQQVLHGYRQRARSEAAPPSGIFLSAEINDLLAPLLPERMVGCADLEAPTSHKRSLRAFTASDRSGAYVHCGVREHVMGAMANGMAAHGGIVPLSVTYLAFADYERPAMRMAALMGLPVKFVFSHDSIGIGKNGPTHQPVEILASLRAMPNMWVMRPADAVEAAECWELALAHRDGPVSLVFARQALPLVRHDDPDADNRSARGGYVMHEAACGPRRVTLLATGSEVALAVSARDTLERMGVGTAVVSLPCWELFDQQPEAYRQQVLGDGVRVGVEAAGRFGWDAYLGARGGFVGMKGFGASGPADALYKLFGITPEAVVAEAQRLLAR; encoded by the coding sequence ATGCCCGACGCCCACCCGCTGCAACCGCTGGCGCACGCCATCCGCTTCCTTTCCATCGACGCGATCGTCAAGGCCGGTGAAGGCCACCAGGGCGTGCCGCTCGGCATGGCCGAGATCGCCACCGCGCTGTACACCCGGCACCTCAAGTTCAACCCGACCGACCCGGGCTGGTGGGACCGCGACCGGGTGGTGCTGTCCAACGGCCATGGCTCGATGCTGCTGTACTCGCTGCTCCACCTCACGGGCTACCCCGACTTCCCGATCGGCGAGATACAGCGCTTCCGCGAACTCGGCTCGGTGTGCGAGGGGCATCCGGAGCGGCCGCACGGCCCGCCCAACGGAATCGAGGTGACCACCGGGCCGCTCGGCCAGGGCATTGCCAACGCCTTGGGCATGGCAGTGGCCGAGGCCTACCTGAACGCGCGCTTCGGCGACGGTCTGGTCAACCACCGCACTTGGGCCTTCGTGGGCGACGGCTGTCTGCAGGAAGGCGTGGGCCAGGAAATGATCTCGCTGGCGGGGCACCTGCAACTGGGCAAGCTGACCCTGCTGTGGGACGACAACCGCATCACCGACGACGGCCCCACTTCGCTGTCCATCAGCGAGGACGTGGCGCAGCGCTTTCGCGTCGCGGGCTGGCATGTGGAAGAAGTCGATGGCCACGACCTCGACGCCGTGTCGCGCGCGCTCGACGCGGCCCGCGCCGATCCCCGGCCCTCGATGCTCGCCTGCCGCTGCGTGATCGGCAAAGGTCTGCCGCGCGTGCAGGGCCAGCGCGGCGGGCACAGCGCCCGCCTCTACGAGCAAGATGCCCAGGAAGCGCGTGCCCTGCTCGGCTGGCCCCACGGGCCGTTCGAGCTGCCGGCCGAGCTGCAACGCGCCTGGCGCGAAGCGGGCCAGCGCTCGCAGGCCGAACACCGCGCCTGGCTCGAACGCTTGGCCGCGCTGCCGCCCGCCGAACGCGCCGAGTTCGAACGCGTGATGCGCGGCGAGCTGCCCGCGGGCTGGCAGCAGGTGTTGCACGGCTACCGCCAGCGCGCCCGCAGCGAAGCGGCGCCGCCCAGCGGCATCTTCCTGTCCGCCGAGATCAACGACCTGCTCGCCCCGCTGCTGCCCGAGCGCATGGTCGGCTGCGCCGACCTCGAAGCGCCCACCAGCCACAAGCGCAGCCTGCGGGCCTTCACCGCGAGCGATCGCTCGGGCGCCTACGTGCACTGCGGCGTGCGCGAGCACGTCATGGGCGCCATGGCCAACGGCATGGCCGCTCACGGCGGCATCGTCCCGCTGAGCGTGACCTACCTGGCCTTTGCCGACTACGAACGCCCCGCGATGCGCATGGCCGCGCTCATGGGCCTGCCGGTGAAGTTCGTGTTCAGCCACGACTCGATCGGCATCGGCAAGAACGGCCCCACGCACCAGCCGGTGGAGATCCTGGCGTCGCTGCGGGCCATGCCCAACATGTGGGTGATGCGGCCCGCCGACGCGGTGGAGGCCGCCGAATGCTGGGAACTGGCCCTGGCCCACCGCGACGGCCCGGTGAGCCTGGTGTTCGCGCGCCAGGCACTGCCGCTGGTGCGGCACGACGACCCCGACGCCGACAACCGCAGCGCGCGCGGCGGCTATGTGATGCACGAAGCGGCCTGCGGCCCGCGCCGCGTGACCCTGCTGGCCACCGGCTCGGAAGTGGCGCTGGCCGTGAGTGCGCGTGACACGCTGGAGCGCATGGGCGTGGGCACGGCCGTGGTCTCGCTGCCCTGCTGGGAATTGTTCGACCAGCAGCCCGAGGCCTACCGCCAGCAGGTGCTCGGCGATGGCGTGCGCGTGGGCGTGGAGGCCGCGGGCCGCTTCGGCTGGGACGCCTACCTGGGCGCGCGCGGCGGCTTCGTGGGCATGAAGGGCTTCGGGGCCTCGGGCCCCGCGGATGCGCTGTACAAGCTCTTCGGCATCACGCCCGAGGCGGTGGTGGCCGAGGCACAGCGCCTGCTTGCCCGCTGA
- the fdx gene encoding ISC system 2Fe-2S type ferredoxin, which produces MPTIKILPHAEYAPEGKSITAPAGTSICEALLENGVKIEHACDMSCACTTCHVIVRQGYSSLNEADEAEEDLLDRAWGLEPQSRLSCQAILAQQDVTIEIPKYTINHAKENH; this is translated from the coding sequence ATGCCCACGATCAAGATCCTGCCGCACGCCGAATACGCCCCCGAGGGCAAGAGCATCACCGCGCCCGCGGGCACTTCCATCTGCGAGGCCCTGCTGGAGAACGGCGTGAAGATCGAACACGCCTGCGACATGAGCTGCGCCTGCACCACCTGCCACGTGATCGTGCGCCAGGGCTACAGCAGCCTCAACGAGGCCGACGAAGCCGAAGAAGACCTGCTCGACCGCGCCTGGGGCCTGGAGCCGCAGTCGCGCCTGTCGTGCCAGGCCATCCTCGCGCAGCAGGACGTGACGATCGAGATCCCCAAGTACACGATCAACCACGCCAAAGAGAACCACTGA
- a CDS encoding TRAP transporter large permease has translation MSALILFVFIVGAVAAVPIAHALLVAAMAAALSTDRVPLDLLVQQMVAQVQSFPLIAIPFFMLTGALMMGGRLGESLIGVLSATVGRWHGGPAQVSVLSSTLFGGVSGSAVADASAIGSLIMPWHRRLGYPMPFSAASLASAATIDIIIPPSIPMILYALSSNTSIAALFYAGILPGLLLCGGFMVACWWVGKTKNLPRETAAAESAVMRRNLLLASPAVLLPVLIVVFLRFGIATPTEVAVLSALYAAAVSALLYRDLTWRRLHSAIVEAGVATGVVLLVIMASAAIGWLLTFDQLPQGVVAWVSANVNSDWIVILLMNLMMLFVGMFIDLPAAILLLTPVFLPLAQSMGMDPVQLGIMMVVNLAIGLYTPPVGTTLFITSSLAKVKVGQTVRAMGPFYLVAFGVLLLVSYVPAVILK, from the coding sequence ATGAGTGCCCTGATCCTTTTCGTTTTCATCGTGGGGGCGGTGGCTGCCGTGCCCATCGCCCACGCGCTGCTGGTGGCTGCCATGGCCGCCGCGCTCAGCACCGACCGCGTACCGCTCGATCTGCTGGTGCAGCAGATGGTGGCGCAGGTGCAGAGCTTTCCGCTGATCGCGATCCCGTTCTTCATGCTCACCGGCGCGCTGATGATGGGCGGCCGCCTGGGCGAGTCGCTGATCGGCGTGTTGTCGGCCACCGTGGGCCGCTGGCATGGCGGCCCGGCCCAGGTGAGCGTGCTGTCGTCCACGCTGTTCGGCGGCGTGTCGGGCTCGGCGGTGGCCGACGCCTCGGCCATCGGCTCGCTGATCATGCCCTGGCACCGCCGGCTCGGTTACCCCATGCCGTTCTCGGCGGCCTCGCTGGCGTCGGCGGCCACCATCGACATCATCATCCCGCCCTCGATCCCCATGATCCTGTACGCGCTGTCGTCGAACACCTCGATCGCGGCGCTGTTCTACGCGGGCATCCTGCCCGGCCTGCTGCTGTGCGGCGGCTTCATGGTGGCCTGCTGGTGGGTGGGCAAGACCAAGAACCTGCCGCGCGAAACCGCGGCCGCCGAGAGCGCCGTCATGCGCCGCAACCTGCTGCTGGCCTCGCCCGCGGTGCTGCTGCCGGTGCTGATCGTGGTGTTCCTGCGCTTCGGCATCGCCACGCCCACCGAGGTGGCGGTGCTGTCGGCGCTGTACGCCGCCGCGGTGTCGGCGCTGCTCTACCGCGACCTCACCTGGCGCCGGCTTCACTCGGCCATCGTCGAGGCCGGCGTGGCCACCGGCGTGGTGCTGCTGGTGATCATGGCCTCGGCCGCCATCGGCTGGCTGCTCACATTCGACCAACTGCCGCAGGGCGTGGTGGCCTGGGTGTCGGCCAACGTGAACAGCGACTGGATCGTGATCCTGCTGATGAACCTGATGATGCTGTTCGTGGGCATGTTCATCGACCTGCCCGCCGCCATCCTGCTGCTCACGCCGGTGTTCCTGCCCCTGGCCCAGAGCATGGGCATGGACCCGGTGCAGCTCGGGATCATGATGGTCGTCAACCTCGCCATCGGCCTGTACACGCCGCCGGTGGGCACCACCCTCTTCATCACCAGCTCGCTCGCCAAGGTCAAGGTGGGCCAGACGGTGCGCGCCATGGGGCCGTTCTACCTGGTGGCCTTCGGCGTGCTGCTGCTGGTGTCCTACGTGCCCGCGGTGATCCTCAAGTAA
- the dnaQ gene encoding DNA polymerase III subunit epsilon encodes MRQIILDTETTGLSAENGDRIIEIGCVELVSRKFTGNNLHHYINPERDSHEDALKVHGISNEFLRDKPKFAAIAGELVEYLRGAEVIIHNAPFDVGFLNKEFERLGLPPVTQIVSNVLDTLVMAKEMFPGKRNSLDALCDRLGVDNSGRTLHGALLDAELLADVYINMTRGQDALLIDIADAPGEGGAVEQIDLRRFELPVLRANEQELSAHATVLAELDKSSKGKTLWRQFENA; translated from the coding sequence ATGCGCCAGATCATTCTCGACACCGAGACCACCGGCCTGTCGGCCGAGAACGGCGATCGCATCATCGAGATCGGCTGCGTCGAGCTGGTGAGTCGCAAGTTCACCGGCAACAACCTGCATCATTACATCAACCCCGAGCGCGACAGCCACGAAGACGCGCTCAAGGTGCACGGCATCAGCAACGAGTTCCTGCGCGACAAACCCAAGTTCGCGGCCATTGCCGGGGAGCTGGTCGAGTACCTGCGCGGCGCCGAGGTGATCATCCACAACGCGCCCTTCGACGTCGGCTTCCTCAACAAGGAGTTCGAGCGCCTGGGCCTGCCGCCGGTCACGCAGATCGTGAGCAATGTGCTCGACACGCTGGTGATGGCCAAGGAGATGTTCCCGGGCAAGCGCAACAGCCTCGACGCGCTCTGCGACCGACTGGGCGTGGACAACTCGGGCCGCACGCTGCACGGCGCGCTGCTCGACGCCGAGCTGCTGGCCGACGTCTACATCAACATGACGCGCGGCCAGGACGCGCTGCTCATCGACATCGCCGACGCGCCGGGCGAGGGCGGTGCGGTGGAACAGATCGACCTGCGCCGCTTCGAACTGCCCGTGCTGCGCGCCAACGAACAGGAGCTCTCGGCCCACGCCACCGTGCTCGCCGAGCTCGACAAATCGAGCAAAGGCAAAACGCTGTGGCGCCAGTTCGAAAACGCCTGA
- a CDS encoding LysR substrate-binding domain-containing protein gives MIPPLSALQAFEAIARRRSFSLAAQELHLTPSAVSHQVAKLEGLLGVRLFERSARGVELTPAGQNYLQRVGNALGAINTATEDLRHGVQDTLHLHCSPSFASLWLMPRIARFRDAFPDISLALSASHVHSDFQLGLVDIDIRYGLPNWPHLEVEPVFTEKIMPLASPEFIRAHGLHTPADLMRVPLIQSAVNVAQWADWFARFHPGVRPERMALKFDRAMMSLDAAVQSLGVALESASIGRALITSGRLQPPFGPDMVLEVQGHFLVYPARHAARPEVKAFLGWIRHEALAG, from the coding sequence ATGATTCCCCCGCTCAGTGCCCTCCAGGCCTTCGAGGCCATCGCCCGCCGGCGCAGTTTTTCGCTGGCGGCGCAAGAGCTGCACCTCACCCCGTCGGCGGTCAGCCACCAGGTGGCCAAGCTCGAGGGCCTGCTGGGCGTGCGGCTGTTCGAGCGCTCGGCGCGCGGGGTGGAGCTCACGCCCGCGGGCCAGAACTACCTGCAGCGCGTGGGCAATGCGCTGGGCGCCATCAACACCGCCACCGAGGATTTGCGCCACGGCGTGCAGGACACGCTGCACCTGCACTGCAGCCCGAGCTTCGCCAGCCTGTGGCTGATGCCGCGCATTGCGCGCTTTCGCGACGCCTTCCCCGACATCTCGCTCGCGCTCTCGGCCTCGCACGTGCACTCGGACTTCCAGCTCGGGCTGGTCGACATCGACATCCGCTACGGCCTGCCCAACTGGCCCCACCTCGAGGTCGAGCCGGTGTTCACCGAAAAAATCATGCCGCTGGCCAGCCCGGAGTTCATCCGCGCCCACGGGCTGCACACCCCGGCGGACCTGATGCGGGTGCCGCTGATCCAGTCGGCGGTGAACGTGGCGCAGTGGGCCGACTGGTTCGCCCGCTTCCACCCCGGCGTGCGCCCCGAGCGCATGGCCCTCAAGTTCGACCGCGCCATGATGAGCCTGGACGCGGCGGTGCAATCGCTGGGCGTGGCGCTGGAGAGCGCCAGCATCGGCCGCGCGCTGATCACCAGCGGCCGCCTGCAGCCGCCGTTCGGCCCGGACATGGTGCTCGAGGTGCAGGGCCATTTCCTGGTCTACCCGGCGCGCCACGCGGCGCGGCCCGAGGTCAAGGCCTTCCTGGGGTGGATCCGGCACGAGGCACTGGCCGGCTGA
- a CDS encoding TRAP transporter small permease — MSNASQGVVGRVIAWVCQAVLWVSTTLIFFILTANTLLRYSTGSSLQWANEVPELLFPWLVMAGVVLAAQHGSHIATTFLMESLKAPARRWLGVAGWVVVAALYGTLAKATFGLLEIVHDEKSAILHVPSSITYGCVMGAMVLLALLALQSAWRLWRFGPDQTGSA, encoded by the coding sequence ATGTCGAACGCCTCGCAAGGCGTGGTGGGCAGGGTCATCGCCTGGGTGTGCCAGGCGGTGCTCTGGGTATCCACCACGCTGATCTTCTTCATCCTCACGGCCAACACGCTGCTGCGCTACAGCACCGGCTCGAGCCTGCAGTGGGCCAACGAGGTGCCCGAACTGCTGTTCCCCTGGCTGGTGATGGCCGGCGTGGTGCTCGCGGCGCAACACGGTTCGCACATCGCCACCACCTTCCTCATGGAGTCGCTCAAGGCGCCTGCGCGGCGCTGGCTGGGCGTGGCGGGCTGGGTGGTGGTGGCGGCGCTCTACGGCACGCTGGCCAAGGCCACCTTCGGCTTGCTGGAGATCGTGCACGACGAGAAGTCCGCCATCCTGCACGTGCCCTCGTCGATCACCTACGGCTGCGTGATGGGCGCCATGGTGCTGCTGGCCCTGCTGGCGCTGCAATCGGCCTGGCGCCTGTGGCGATTCGGCCCCGACCAAACTGGGAGCGCCTGA
- the hscA gene encoding Fe-S protein assembly chaperone HscA has translation MALLQISEPGQSPDPHQRRVAVGIDLGTTHSLVAAVRHGVAECLPDEQGRVILPSVVRYLAPAQGGSGRQIGWDALAAQVDDPANTVSSVKRLMGRRREQVADVDKLPYTVADDNGMAVVETVAGRKTPMEVSAEVLATLRFRAEDSFDDELFGAVITVPAYFDDAQRQATKDAAQLAGLNVLRLINEPTAAAIAYGLDNGSEGVYAVYDLGGGTFDISILRLTQGVFEVLATGGDSALGGDDYDQALAAWALQQQGVQGPLAAADRARVHKEARRVKEALTSDERVVFSAEVAGRRIEQPVARDDFEAATAALTARTMAAVRKVLRDAGVGKDEVQGVVMVGGSTRMPVVRRTVGAFFGTEPLINLNPDEVVALGAAIQANALAGNNKDGELLLLDVIPLSLGIETMGGLVERIVPRNSSIPTARGQDFTTYQDGQTALALHVVQGERDLVADCRSLARFTLRGIPPMAAGAARIRVTFTVDADGLLSVAAKELTSGVEASIDVKPAYGLSDEQIATMLQDSFATAQQDMQARALVEARVDADRLLLATNSALAADGDLLKADERSAIDALMAALRETAKGDDAAAIEAAIEALAKGTEGFAAERMNRGIQQALAGKKLEEV, from the coding sequence ATGGCGCTCCTGCAGATCTCCGAACCCGGCCAGTCTCCCGACCCGCACCAGCGCCGCGTGGCCGTGGGCATCGACCTCGGCACCACGCATTCACTGGTGGCCGCTGTGCGCCACGGCGTGGCCGAATGCCTGCCCGACGAACAGGGCCGCGTGATCCTGCCGAGCGTGGTGCGTTACCTCGCACCCGCCCAGGGCGGCAGCGGCCGCCAGATCGGCTGGGACGCGCTCGCCGCGCAGGTCGACGACCCGGCCAACACCGTGAGCTCGGTCAAACGCCTCATGGGCCGGCGGCGCGAGCAGGTGGCCGACGTGGACAAGCTGCCCTACACCGTGGCCGATGACAACGGCATGGCCGTGGTCGAGACCGTGGCCGGCCGCAAGACGCCCATGGAGGTGAGCGCCGAGGTGCTCGCCACGCTGCGCTTCCGGGCCGAGGACAGCTTCGACGACGAACTCTTCGGCGCCGTCATCACCGTGCCCGCCTACTTCGACGACGCACAGCGCCAGGCCACGAAAGACGCGGCGCAGCTCGCGGGCCTGAACGTGCTGCGCCTGATCAACGAGCCCACGGCCGCGGCCATCGCCTACGGCCTGGACAACGGCAGCGAGGGCGTCTACGCGGTCTACGATCTCGGCGGCGGCACCTTCGACATCTCCATCCTGCGCCTCACGCAGGGCGTGTTCGAAGTGCTCGCCACGGGCGGTGACTCCGCGCTCGGCGGCGACGACTACGACCAGGCCCTGGCGGCCTGGGCGCTGCAGCAGCAGGGCGTGCAAGGCCCGCTCGCGGCCGCCGACCGCGCGCGCGTGCACAAGGAAGCGCGCCGCGTCAAAGAGGCACTCACCAGCGACGAGCGCGTGGTCTTCTCGGCCGAGGTCGCGGGCCGGCGCATCGAGCAGCCCGTGGCCCGCGACGACTTCGAGGCCGCCACCGCCGCGCTCACCGCGCGCACCATGGCCGCCGTGCGAAAGGTGCTGCGCGACGCGGGCGTGGGCAAGGACGAGGTGCAGGGCGTGGTCATGGTGGGCGGCTCCACGCGCATGCCCGTGGTGCGACGCACCGTGGGCGCGTTCTTCGGCACCGAGCCGCTGATCAACCTCAACCCCGACGAGGTGGTGGCGCTGGGCGCGGCCATCCAGGCCAACGCGCTCGCGGGCAACAACAAGGACGGCGAGCTGCTGCTGCTCGACGTGATCCCGCTGTCGCTGGGCATCGAGACCATGGGCGGTCTGGTCGAGCGCATCGTGCCGCGCAACAGCAGCATCCCCACCGCGCGCGGCCAGGACTTCACCACCTACCAGGACGGCCAGACCGCCCTGGCCCTGCACGTGGTGCAGGGCGAACGCGATCTGGTGGCCGACTGCCGCAGCCTCGCGCGCTTCACGCTGCGCGGCATCCCGCCCATGGCCGCGGGCGCGGCGCGCATCCGCGTCACCTTCACCGTCGACGCCGACGGCCTGCTCTCGGTGGCCGCGAAAGAACTCACCTCGGGCGTCGAGGCCAGCATCGATGTGAAGCCCGCCTACGGCCTGAGCGACGAGCAGATCGCCACGATGCTGCAGGACAGCTTCGCCACCGCGCAGCAGGACATGCAGGCGCGCGCGCTGGTCGAGGCGCGCGTGGACGCCGACCGGCTGCTGCTCGCCACAAACAGCGCGCTCGCCGCCGACGGCGACCTGCTCAAGGCCGACGAGCGCAGCGCCATCGACGCCCTCATGGCCGCCCTGCGCGAGACCGCGAAGGGCGACGACGCCGCCGCCATCGAGGCCGCGATCGAGGCCCTGGCCAAAGGCACCGAGGGCTTCGCGGCCGAGCGCATGAACCGCGGCATCCAGCAGGCCCTGGCCGGCAAGAAACTCGAAGAAGTCTGA
- a CDS encoding SDR family NAD(P)-dependent oxidoreductase, which yields MLLNDKVAVITGGAGLNGLGFATARMMAAQGAKVVILDLDMAQPAAAAAQLGPDHLGLVANVTDKASCEAAVAQIQARYGRIDILVNNAGVTQPAKFLDITGADYDRIMDVSLRGTLYASQAVLPLMQAQKSGAIVCISSVSAQRGGGILGGPHYSAAKAGVLGLARAMAREYGGSNIRVNCVTPGLIATDINKGKIPEDKRQGILDGIPLARIGEPNDVAGCVVFLASDLSKYCTGITLDVNGGMLIH from the coding sequence ATGCTGCTCAACGACAAGGTTGCCGTGATCACCGGCGGGGCCGGCCTGAACGGCCTGGGCTTTGCCACCGCGCGCATGATGGCCGCGCAAGGCGCCAAGGTGGTGATCCTCGACCTCGACATGGCCCAGCCCGCGGCCGCCGCCGCCCAGCTCGGCCCCGACCACCTGGGCCTGGTGGCCAACGTGACCGACAAAGCCTCGTGCGAAGCCGCGGTGGCGCAGATCCAGGCCCGCTACGGCCGCATCGACATCCTGGTGAACAACGCCGGCGTGACCCAGCCGGCCAAGTTCCTCGACATCACCGGCGCCGACTACGACCGCATCATGGACGTGAGCCTGCGCGGCACGCTCTACGCGTCCCAGGCCGTGCTGCCGCTGATGCAGGCCCAGAAGAGCGGTGCCATCGTGTGCATCTCGTCCGTCTCGGCGCAGCGCGGCGGCGGCATCCTGGGCGGTCCGCACTACTCGGCGGCCAAAGCCGGTGTGCTCGGCCTGGCACGCGCCATGGCGCGCGAGTACGGCGGCAGCAACATCCGCGTCAACTGCGTGACGCCGGGCCTGATCGCGACCGACATCAACAAGGGCAAGATCCCCGAAGACAAACGCCAGGGCATCCTCGACGGCATCCCGCTGGCGCGCATCGGCGAGCCCAACGACGTGGCCGGCTGCGTGGTGTTCCTCGCCAGCGACCTGTCCAAGTACTGCACCGGGATCACGCTCGACGTGAACGGCGGCATGTTGATCCACTGA